From Drosophila yakuba strain Tai18E2 chromosome 2L, Prin_Dyak_Tai18E2_2.1, whole genome shotgun sequence, one genomic window encodes:
- the LOC6528424 gene encoding inositol-3-phosphate synthase, translating into MKPTKNSTLEVISPKVQVDDEFITSDYDYQTSHVKRTADGQLQVHPQTTALKIRTGRHVPKLGVMLVGWGGNNGSTLTAALEANRRQLKWRKRTGVQEANWYGSITQASTVFIGSDEAGGDVYVPMKELLPMVEPDNIVVDGWDISGLHLGDAMRRAKVLDVALQDQIYDQLAQLRPRPSIYDPDFIAANQSDRADNVIRGTRLEQYEQIRRDIRDFRERSGVDSVIVLWTANTERFADVQPGLNNTSQELIASLKANHAEVSPSTIFAMASIAEGCTYINGSPQNTFVPGLIQLAEEKNVFIAGDDFKSGQTKIKSVLVDFLVGAGIKPVSIASYNHLGNNDGKNLSAPQQFRSKEISKSNVVDDMVASNKLLYGPDEHPDHVVVIKYVPYVGDSKRAMDEYTSEIMMGGHNTLVIHNTCEDSLLATPLILDLVILGELSSRIQLSSAERESAPWVPFKPVLSLLSYLCKAPLVPQGSQVVNSLFRQRAAIENILRGCIGLPPISHLTLEQRFDFSTITNEPPLKRTKILGQPCSVESAPNGKKVHANGNTNGSAKLATNGNGH; encoded by the exons ATGAAGCCTACCAAAAACTCAACGCTGGAAGTAATCTCGCCGAAGGTGCAGGTGGACGATGAGTTCATCACCAGCGACTACGACTACCAGACCTCCCATGTGAAGCGCACCGCCGATGGACAGCTCCAG GTGCACCCCCAGACGACGGCGCTGAAGATACGGACGGGTCGCCATGTGCCCAAGCTGGGCGTAATGCTGGTGGGATGGGGTGGCAACAACGGATCCACTCTGACCGCCGCCCTGGAGGCCAATCGCCGCCAGCTGAAGTGGCGCAAGCGGACGGGCGTCCAGGAGGCCAACTGGTATGGTTCCATCACCCAGGCGTCCACCGTGTTCATTGGATCCGATGAGGCCGGTGGCGATGTCTACGTGCCCATGAAGGAGCTGCTGCCTATGGTGGAGCCCGACAACATTGTCGTGGACGGCTGGGACATCAGTGGCCTTCACTTAGGCGACGCCATGCGCAGGGCCAAGGTCCTGGATGTGGCTCTGCAAGATCAGATCTACGATCAGCTGGCTCAGTTGCGCCCACGTCCATCCATCTACGACCCGGACTTTATCGCGGCCAACCAGTCGGATCGGGCTGACAACGTGATCCGTGGGACTCGGCTGGAGCAGTACGAGCAGATCCGGAGGGACATCCGTGACTTCCGCGAGCGCAGTGGCGTCGATTCGGTCATCGTCCTCTGGACCGCCAATACGGAGCGCTTTGCGGATGTTCAGCCTGGTCTGAACAACACCAGTCAGGAGCTCATCGCCTCCCTGAAGGCCAACCACGCGGAGGTTTCACCCTCCACGATCTTCGCAATGGCCAGTATTGCCGAGGGG TGCACCTACATCAACGGCTCGCCGCAGAACACCTTTGTGCCCGGACTGATCCAGCTGGCCGAGGAGAAGAATGTTTTCATTGCCGGCGATGACTTCAAGTCCGGCCAGACCAAGATCAAGAGCGTGCTGGTTGATTTCTTGGTGGGAGCTGGCATCAAGCCGGTGTCCATTGCCAGTTACAACCATCTGGGCAACAACGACGGCAAGAACTTGTCCGCTCCCCAGCAGTTCCGCTCCAAGGAG ATTTCCAAGAGCAACGTGGTGGACGACATGGTTGCCTCCAACAAATTGTTGTACGGACCCGATGAGCACCCCGATCACGTCGTAGTAATCAAGTACGTGCCCTATGTGGGCGACAGCAAACGGGCCATGGATGAGTACACATCGGAGATCATGATGGGCGGCCACAATACCCTGGTGATCCACAACACCTGTGAGGACTCGCTGCTGGCCACCCCTTTAATTCTTGACCTGGTAATTCTCGGCGAGCTGAGCTCTCGCATCCAGCTGAGCAGTGCGGAGAGGGAATCCGCCCCTTGGGTCCCCTTTAAGCCAGTCCTTTCCCTGCTGAGCTATCTGTGCAAGGCGCCTCTGGTGCCCCAAGGATCCCAGGTGGTCAACTCGCTCTTCCGCCAGCGCGCCGCCATCGAGAACATCCTGCGCGGCTGCATCGGTCTGCCACCCATCTCTCACCTGACCCTGGAGCAGCGG TTCGACTTCTCCACCATCACTAATGAGCCGCCTCTAAAGAGGACCAAGATCCTCGGTCAACCCTGCTCCGTTGAATCGGCCCCCAATGGGAAGAAGGTCCATGCCAATGGAAACACCAATGGGTCCGCCAAGCTGGCTACCAACGGCAATGGCCACTGA